CCCGTGTTCCAGCTATTATCAAGATTTTGACAGAGTTCTTCGGGAAAGAGCCTAGGCGTACCATGAATGCAAGTGAATGTGTTGCTCGGGGCTCTGCCCTCCAGTGTGCTATTCTGAGTCCCACATTCAAAGTGCGGGAATTTCAGGTACAAAGttttttgcttttctcttttatcgcgtgaattttaaattttagtttaatgctaatctgaagtattttttatttatgtgcTAATACAATTTCCTCTGGTGGCTACATAATTGTTTTTTTAATACTTTATCACTATAGCTCTTAACAGTTTATCACATTCTAGTTTATTATGTTTAACTTTGCACATCTTTTTTCTCATTATTTTTATTGTTAACGTTTGTTTTTTGGTTTAAGCTTATTGATCGGTCAACTGTTTGGAAATTTCTGGGATgggcaaatataaaatattgttattttatatatatcaaaGGGAGTGGTCATCCAGAGTCGAGACACCTGATAACAAGACCACTGGTGATCCATCTGGGTTGTCTGGGTACATTTAGGATACACATGAATGCATTTCTATATGTGATATGGACTGAAGGGAgctttctatatattttttatagttgATGCttcatattttgttctttttgacatcatacttttatttatttatttttttgaaggTTCATGAGAGCTTCCCTTTCCCAATAGCCTTATCATGGAAAGGATCTGGCACTGACTCTCAGAATGGTGGAACAGAAAAACAACAGAGTACAGTTGTGTTTCCAAAAGGGAACCCACTTCCCAGTGTCAAGGCTATTACATTCTTTAGATCTAGTACAATCACTGTTGATGCTGTGTACACTGACTCATCTGATGTGCAAGTTCCAGCCAAGATCAGCACTTACACGGTAATTAATTGACTTATACCAAGAATATGTTGGTAACTTCTTTTTCCGCTGGATGtgcttacatttttatttttttggagtggaaaaaaattatttctaaaaattttaaaaacaacTTCCATTTATTTCATCCCCTTGAGCACATGGTAGTGCTTGCTCGGCTCATAGATTTCTATGACAATTTTTAAATATTGTTTGGCAGATTGGACCTTTCCTGTCCAGCAAAGGAGAGAAGGCTAAGCTGAAAGTAAAAGTTCATTTAAATCTCCATGGAATTGTTTCCATTGAGTCAGCTACTGTAAGCACGGAAAGCATTGAATTGTATTCATTGACCTTTTTATTTACCTTTTACCATGAGATCATTTAATTTGTACAGatgttggaggaggaagaagttgaAGTTCCAGTCTCAGCTGCAGTGGAGCCACCGAAGGAATCTACAAAAATGGACATGGACGAACTCACTAACGACGTCTCAAAAACTGAAACTGATGTAAAAATGGAGGACTTGAAGAATGCAGCTAATAATTCTTCTGGTGAGGTTGACACTGCAGTACCGGAGTCTGATGAGAAACCTGCACAGATGGAAACTGATAACAAGGTTTGTAACTTATACTTGTTTGCCTTGTGCTAAGCTTAGTTTTGACTTCTGGCCTTAACTTTTCGTGCCTATTTGGGTCAATATTTGTTTTTTCTCTATATGGATGTTCTTTTCCCTTAACATTCAAAgatatcttgatcttttttttttctgctaaTTGATTTGTCAAGTTTAGCTTTTGTCCTTTGGTGACATGCAATTTCTTTCGTTCATCTTTTGTGAAATTCAAAGATAATTGATTTTACTCATGGAGGGCAACCTGGACCTTAGCATCTGCTATTGATAATCAGCGCAAAATTTTCAAGGCATATCTTTTTTACTAAATTGTATCTTTCATTTTCCTAATTTTTTTAGCTAACAGAATTTTCATGCTCTGACAGGTTGGTAATGACTGCCACCTAACCTGGTTTGGCCATTATACTGGTTGCCTTCTAACAAATTTCAGGATTAGTGCTTAGCATGCAAGATGCACATAATTAAGTTACCTGAATTTTGAAATTGCTGTTAAAGCATATTACCATTAGAGATTTTTGCGTCACTATAGCTTTGCTGAACTCCTTATCACAAAAGTTTGTAGTGCATTGTCTAAGAAATTCAATTTATCGATCAGTCTGCCGGGCCAATCTAATGAGTGGGTCCTTCACCAATGTGTGGGACTGGGGCAGGCCAAGTTGTTTAGCTTTACTGATGCTGAAATTGGTTAACCTGCTACGCAACTGAGCTCACACTTTTAAGTCCTCTTCAATATATGTCTGAAAGGTTTTAGTTAACTTGAGATGCATATTAAGGATCTTTgactaaaaaaatataattttttgagtCAATTAAATGTTTGAAGGCTGAGTGAATATCAAAAGATCAAGTGGGCCCTGTAATTTTTTGGTTGTTTGCATTTTTTTTAAAGCATTTTTTTTTGTGTTCTGGCTAATGCTTTCATTTAAAAGAAGCTGGAAATTGCAGAATCACtatcttgttttgttttggtTGTTATTTTAAAACTAACTTGGAATGtacaaaatcactattttacTGATTTAGTCAATTACGAAGCTAGTGCCATCCTGGTGGGGAATCTAGTAGGTGATGTGAATAACTAGTATACTTGTGAATTTGGTGCTTTGACTCCGGCGCTTCTTTCCACCATATCATTGTGAGCTTAATGAGCTTCACTTTAATGGATAAACTGAAACCATATCCTGCTACTGAAATGTGTTTTTTTCCCCTCTTTTATACTGCTGATGGCAATTTTTTATTTCAGATTTAAAATACTTTTGTTCGTCTTCCAAGGTTTTGaaaattgcttttttttttataattagattCTTAAGATTGCATGTCCTTCAGGTTGAAGCACCCAGAAAGAAGGTAAAGAAAACTAATGTACCTGTGGTGGAATTGGTTTATGGTGGGATGTCGGCTGAAGATTTGCAAAAGGCTGTTGAAAAGGAGTTTGAAATGGCCCTTCAAGATCGAGTGATGGAGGAGaccaaagagaagaaaaatgcTGTCGAGGCATATGTCTATGACATTCGAAACAAAGTAATATACATATCTCAATATTTCCATTGTGTTACAGATTTGCTGGCTATTATATAAGAACTAATAATTGATCTTTCATGTTCAGCTTTATGATAAGTATCAGGAATTCGTAATGCCATCAGAGAAAGATGAACTTATTGCAAAGCTCCAGGAAGTTGAGGATTGGTTGTATGAGGAAGGCGAAGATGAAACGAAGGGTGTTTATGTTGCCAAGCTTGAGGAGCTTCAAAAGGTACAGTGTTTGCCTTAAGTCTTGATCTCTGACAAAATGCTTCAAGATTTGGTGTGTATGGTGATGGTTTGTGTTGGTGCAGCAAGGTAACCCAATTGAGGTGCGTTATAAGGAGTGGACAGAGAGAGGTCCTGCAATTAATCAACTTGTTTATTGCATCCATAGTTTCAGAGAAGCAGCCTTGTCGAAAGATCCTAAGTTTGATCACATTGAAGTAGCAGAGAAGCAGAAGGTATGATATGTTTTCTCCCCCTgccaggttctctctctctctcttcgctcTCTCTCGGTAAAGTTATTAAAGTTGGCAAGAAATGGTTTTTTTATCATAGTCAGTAAAATACCTATAATCATGAAACTTTGGTTATTCGCTTCTTTTATTAATGTAATACGTGGTCTGTGTATTAAGTCTTTATTTCCCAGAGCAATAATATTCTCTATGCGTCTGGCACATGCTGTGTGTTCTTTGTTTGATAAATTGCCTTCTGCTTAGATGCTTCAGATATTATAATTTAGGTGCAAATATATAAGGGACTCGTGCATTGATGCTCTTATGCTATTTGTTTGATAGGTTGTCAGTGAGTGTAGCGAATCTGAAGCATGGCTTAGGGAGAAACAGCAGCAGCAGGATGCCTTACCCAAATATGCCACTCCGGTTCTTCTCTCTGCGGATATAAAGAGAAAGGTCGAGGCACTAGACAGGTGCAATTTCTCATAAGAAGTTAATCTTTTACTTACTGGCTGTGTTTTCAGTACATGTGTTCGATAGTAATATCCACCTGCTAGTCATTCATTCTTTGTCTTCTGGGAGTGTGTCTAACTTTGGCTTGAGTCGCTTGACCAGGTTTTGTAAACCAATAATGACAAAGCCGCGACCTGTTCCAGCAAAACCGCAGACCCCACCAACTGCTGCACCCGGAGAGCAATCTCAAGCTCATGAAGGAGAGAATGCATCAGGGGAGCCCATGGCCGATGAGGACAGTCATGCACCGCCTCAACCAGCCCCAGAGCCAATGGACACCGACAAATCGGAGACTGTACCTTCAGCATAGAAACATTGGTACCATGCTTCTCATTTAGCCTTCTACTCCAAAATCGGCTTCGATGTCAACATTCTAGCAACAAGAGATGGTTTCTTCTTAAGGTCTTGAGTGCACGATTGAGATATTTCTCTTAGAATTGAGCCGATGTATTGAACAGAAAACCCTTAGATTCAGATCCGAACCCCCCacgagaaatttttttttagtgATTCATTGATGACGGGGAAGTGCAAATTTTGAGCAGCCCCTTTTTTCCTGTGTTTTCTCCTCCCCGAAGCATGTATGACTAGTGATATTTCCCATGTCATAATTAAGCTGCTTTTGCCACTGCTCATCTCCACCACTGTGCATTCGATATTGATTTCTTCTCTAATTTCAGGCTCAGCGGGAACAGCCTCTGCTCCTCATCTGTTAGTCCTGTGGCGTCATGTCATCACCACCATATTGCTATCAGGTTCAGTTCGTAACTTAGAAATATTTCTTTGATTCTCATGTTTAAAGCTCCCAAAACGTTGGCGTTGTGCTAAAAACAGTGAGTTTTGATTGAGGCTTAATTATAAATCATTCAAAATTAGTATAATATATCGAAAAACAACAAAGTAGGGTTAATTACCTACCATTGAGAAGATTACAATAATATCATTCATATCATCTCCCTATTGGTCTATGCCCAGTCAAAAAATAAACTGATTCCAAAATTCAACTACATATTTGAGTGCCTAAAAGGGAATATTCAACTCAACTAGCGATACATGTTTTAATTATTTAGGAGCAAATGCCAGGGGTAAGTGATGACAGTGCTGAAGTCGAGTCTTTGGTTCTATAATAAGATATTTTCCAACTTACCTAAAGTAAATTGTGATGAGATCTTTACCAACCGGTCTaactaatattttaattattttattttttttaaaagataagtgGTGATCTTCCGAATGAAATGGATTGTATTAATTGAAAATAgctctaataaatttttttattattaatttttttatcaaatgataCCCTCCTAATTACTTTTTAcctgaaagtatttttttttcttttgtcaataGGATGAAAATGCCTCTATATCTTTCACTAAATGCCTCCGACAGgtgagaagaagaggaaagaaaggaaataagaagagagaagatggggattataaattattaaaaatttactTTTTCTAATCTATACTATTGGCAAGAAAAACCGTTTGGTGTAGCGACTTATGGCGGACACGACGTGTTTGACACGTGATTATCACGTGCGAGATAAAGGCATGGACCTTTTTTTGAGTTCGGACACAGATTCTTTTAAGACGATAAATGCTACGGACACT
This Musa acuminata AAA Group cultivar baxijiao chromosome BXJ1-2, Cavendish_Baxijiao_AAA, whole genome shotgun sequence DNA region includes the following protein-coding sequences:
- the LOC135609673 gene encoding heat shock 70 kDa protein 14-like — its product is MSVVGFDVGNESCIVAVARQRGIDVVLNDESKRETPAIVCFGEKQRFIGTAGAASSTMNPKNSVSQIKRLIGRKFSDPEVQKDIQSFPFRVTEGPDGFALIHANYLGEQRAFTPTQILAMVLSNLKSIAEKNLNAAVVDCCIGIPVYFNDLQRRAVMDAATIAGLHPLRLFHETTATALAYGIYKTDLPENDQLNVAFVDVGHASMQVCVAGYKKGQLKILAHAYDQSLGGRDFDEVLFSYFAAKFKDEYKINVYQNARACLRLRTACEKLKKVLSANPEAPLNIECLMDETDVRGFIKRDEFEKISIPILERVRGPLEKALSESGLSVENIHTVEVVGSGSRVPAIIKILTEFFGKEPRRTMNASECVARGSALQCAILSPTFKVREFQVHESFPFPIALSWKGSGTDSQNGGTEKQQSTVVFPKGNPLPSVKAITFFRSSTITVDAVYTDSSDVQVPAKISTYTIGPFLSSKGEKAKLKVKVHLNLHGIVSIESATMLEEEEVEVPVSAAVEPPKESTKMDMDELTNDVSKTETDVKMEDLKNAANNSSGEVDTAVPESDEKPAQMETDNKVEAPRKKVKKTNVPVVELVYGGMSAEDLQKAVEKEFEMALQDRVMEETKEKKNAVEAYVYDIRNKLYDKYQEFVMPSEKDELIAKLQEVEDWLYEEGEDETKGVYVAKLEELQKQGNPIEVRYKEWTERGPAINQLVYCIHSFREAALSKDPKFDHIEVAEKQKVVSECSESEAWLREKQQQQDALPKYATPVLLSADIKRKVEALDRFCKPIMTKPRPVPAKPQTPPTAAPGEQSQAHEGENASGEPMADEDSHAPPQPAPEPMDTDKSETVPSA